One genomic region from Spirosoma sp. KCTC 42546 encodes:
- a CDS encoding biotin--[acetyl-CoA-carboxylase] ligase produces MYKIYPKTLFLGQIIQYLPSCQSTNDEASALIAQIDPPEGMLVITDNQTAGRGQRGNQWEAKSGQNLTVSLILKPSFLAATEQFWLNIAISLGIYDALSPLVGDTLRIKWPNDIYVGDQKLGGILIENILHGYTIEWSIVGMGMNINQTEFGYSTATSLQLQSPLPNAYDLPGLLSRLCETLEQRYLQLRSGQRDVLKINYLQLLYRYQEEHTFESDGHLFRGTIIGIDTTGRLAIAIDGQVRYFSFKEVSFLVE; encoded by the coding sequence TTGTACAAAATCTATCCCAAAACGCTTTTTCTTGGACAAATAATCCAATATCTGCCAAGCTGTCAGTCTACTAACGACGAAGCGTCTGCTTTGATTGCCCAAATAGACCCACCAGAAGGCATGCTTGTCATAACGGACAATCAGACAGCCGGACGAGGACAGCGTGGTAATCAATGGGAAGCAAAAAGTGGGCAAAATCTAACTGTTTCACTGATTCTAAAGCCTTCTTTTTTAGCAGCAACGGAGCAGTTTTGGCTGAACATAGCCATTTCGCTGGGTATTTATGATGCACTTTCCCCTCTCGTTGGCGATACGCTACGCATTAAATGGCCTAATGATATTTACGTAGGCGATCAGAAATTAGGCGGAATTCTAATCGAAAATATTTTACATGGTTATACAATCGAGTGGTCGATTGTGGGAATGGGTATGAATATAAATCAAACCGAATTCGGCTACTCAACGGCCACTTCGCTCCAGCTCCAATCGCCACTTCCTAATGCGTATGACTTGCCAGGTCTACTGAGCCGTCTCTGCGAAACCCTTGAACAACGTTACCTGCAACTTCGCTCAGGCCAGCGTGACGTACTAAAGATAAACTACTTACAACTACTTTATCGGTATCAGGAAGAACATACGTTCGAATCGGATGGGCATCTTTTCCGGGGAACAATCATTGGTATAGACACAACTGGCCGTCTTGCAATTGCAATCGACGGCCAGGTACGATACTTTAGTTTTAAAGAAGTAAGTTTTTTAGTGGAGTAA
- the rsfS gene encoding ribosome silencing factor produces the protein MRINNNKDFTAEQIRDFVVRGMQEKKGQDIVVMDLRNVKNAICDYFVICSGNSDTQIDAISTSIEEEVYKASKQDPWHKEGKLNREWILLDYVDVVAHVFKKERRSFYDLEQLWGDAEIRLIEDNELSVAS, from the coding sequence ATGAGAATTAACAACAATAAAGACTTTACCGCAGAGCAAATACGTGATTTCGTTGTTCGCGGAATGCAGGAGAAAAAAGGGCAGGACATCGTCGTAATGGACTTGCGGAATGTGAAGAACGCTATCTGTGATTACTTTGTCATTTGCTCGGGTAACTCCGATACACAAATTGACGCCATCTCAACGTCTATTGAAGAAGAAGTTTATAAAGCGAGCAAACAAGATCCCTGGCATAAGGAAGGCAAACTAAACCGGGAGTGGATTTTGTTAGATTATGTAGATGTTGTAGCGCACGTATTTAAAAAAGAGCGCCGATCTTTTTACGATCTTGAACAACTTTGGGGGGATGCTGAAATTCGTTTAATCGAAGACAACGAACTATCAGTAGCTTCCTGA
- the ftsH gene encoding ATP-dependent zinc metalloprotease FtsH, protein MAENNNRNPLVPRGGPRKPNFQGWIVALLIAAILGITFFNKSSATRETTQKRFEAMVKDHEVAEVTVVNDKIAEVTLTQQAAQSPKYRSLFTEKPYFGSGHGPHFQFQIASGETFKKDLDAMQQGVPAGDKVDYKFEQRSDFGSIISTWGFLIVMILAMYFLLGRMSGAGGPGGQIFNIGKSKAALFDADNKVKITFNDVAGLDEAKEEIKEIVDYLKNPTKFTKLGAKIPKGALLIGPPGTGKTLLAKAVAGEAGVPFFSLSGSDFVEMFVGVGAARVRDLFKQAKEKAPCIIFIDEIDAVGRSRGRGSMPGANDERENTLNSLLVEMDGFATDSGIIILAATNRPDVLDSALSRPGRFDRQISIDKPDIIGREAIFRVHLKPIKLSPDVDPRELAAQTPGFAGAEIANVCNEAALIAARSDKEAVDMKDFQDAMDRVIGGLEKKNKIISPEEKEIVAYHEAGHAVAGWFLEHADPLVKVTIVPRGVAALGYAQYLPREQYLYRTEQLMDEMCMALGGRAAEDLIFGKVSTGALSDLERITKLAYSMVTMYGMNDKIGNVSFYDSKQSDYAFNKPYSEETAKHIDEEVRKIVDIAYTRTKELLSEHREALEIIAKELLSKEILYQNDLVRLIGKRPFERETVYQAYKNKGVAEEVKEEIGKESKPAETEPESLPI, encoded by the coding sequence ATGGCAGAAAATAATAATAGAAATCCGTTAGTACCTCGTGGAGGGCCTCGTAAGCCTAACTTTCAGGGTTGGATTGTTGCGTTGCTGATTGCCGCCATTCTTGGCATTACGTTCTTTAACAAAAGCTCGGCCACTCGCGAAACAACGCAGAAGCGGTTCGAGGCTATGGTGAAAGATCACGAAGTTGCCGAAGTGACGGTGGTAAATGATAAAATTGCTGAAGTGACACTCACGCAGCAGGCCGCGCAAAGCCCTAAATACCGATCCTTGTTTACCGAAAAGCCTTATTTTGGTAGCGGTCATGGCCCACATTTTCAATTTCAGATAGCATCTGGTGAAACCTTTAAGAAGGATTTAGATGCTATGCAGCAGGGTGTACCCGCTGGTGATAAGGTTGATTATAAATTCGAACAACGCAGCGACTTTGGTAGTATTATTAGCACATGGGGATTCCTGATTGTTATGATACTGGCTATGTATTTCCTGCTGGGCCGAATGTCGGGCGCAGGCGGCCCTGGTGGTCAGATTTTCAATATTGGTAAGTCGAAAGCCGCGTTATTCGATGCGGATAATAAGGTGAAAATCACCTTTAATGACGTAGCTGGCCTGGATGAAGCGAAGGAGGAAATCAAGGAAATTGTTGATTACCTTAAGAATCCAACCAAGTTTACGAAACTGGGTGCTAAAATTCCGAAAGGCGCTTTGCTGATTGGCCCTCCGGGTACCGGTAAAACTCTGCTGGCGAAAGCTGTTGCGGGTGAAGCAGGTGTTCCGTTCTTTTCACTATCGGGCTCCGATTTCGTGGAAATGTTTGTTGGGGTGGGTGCTGCGCGTGTGCGTGACCTGTTTAAGCAAGCGAAAGAGAAAGCGCCTTGTATTATCTTCATTGATGAGATTGACGCGGTAGGTCGTTCACGTGGACGAGGTTCAATGCCTGGTGCTAATGATGAGCGCGAGAATACACTCAACTCCTTATTAGTTGAAATGGATGGGTTTGCCACTGACTCGGGTATTATCATCCTGGCAGCAACAAACCGCCCAGATGTACTTGATTCGGCGCTATCTCGTCCTGGTCGTTTTGACCGTCAAATCAGTATCGATAAGCCAGATATTATTGGCCGGGAGGCTATCTTCCGGGTTCACTTGAAACCAATCAAGTTGTCACCCGACGTTGATCCAAGAGAACTGGCAGCCCAAACACCAGGGTTTGCTGGTGCTGAAATTGCCAACGTTTGCAATGAAGCAGCCCTGATTGCTGCCCGTAGCGACAAGGAAGCCGTCGATATGAAGGATTTTCAGGACGCTATGGACCGGGTAATCGGTGGTCTGGAAAAGAAAAACAAGATTATTTCTCCTGAGGAAAAAGAAATTGTTGCCTATCATGAAGCAGGTCACGCAGTGGCAGGCTGGTTCCTCGAACATGCCGATCCGCTCGTGAAAGTGACCATCGTGCCACGTGGGGTAGCTGCTCTGGGTTACGCCCAGTATCTACCACGTGAACAGTACCTATATCGTACTGAGCAACTCATGGACGAAATGTGCATGGCATTAGGTGGACGGGCTGCTGAAGACCTTATTTTCGGCAAAGTATCGACAGGTGCATTGAGCGATCTGGAACGTATCACTAAACTGGCGTACAGCATGGTGACGATGTATGGTATGAATGATAAGATTGGTAATGTATCATTCTACGATTCAAAACAATCAGATTACGCATTTAATAAGCCGTACTCTGAAGAGACTGCCAAGCATATTGACGAAGAAGTTCGTAAGATTGTTGATATCGCCTATACACGGACGAAAGAGTTGCTGTCTGAGCACCGTGAAGCGTTGGAAATCATCGCTAAGGAATTGCTCTCGAAAGAAATTCTGTATCAAAACGATTTAGTTCGTTTGATCGGGAAACGTCCTTTTGAGCGTGAAACCGTTTATCAGGCCTATAAAAACAAAGGTGTAGCTGAGGAAGTGAAAGAAGAAATCGGTAAAGAATCTAAGCCTGCTGAAACAGAGCCTGAATCGCTGCCGATATAA
- a CDS encoding metallophosphoesterase has translation MTRIGLLSDTHSYLDPQIFTHFEACDEIWHAGDVGALSVAEQLRTFRPLRIVSGNIDRESSDLPANQRFELEGLTIWMTHIGGSPPKYNPVVRPQLKENTPNLFVCGHSHILKVTRDSTMNNMLFVNPGAAGKTGFHVMRTAIRFSLDAGRVLDMQVIELGKK, from the coding sequence ATGACTCGAATTGGCTTATTATCTGACACACATAGTTATCTGGACCCTCAAATTTTCACTCACTTTGAGGCATGTGATGAAATCTGGCATGCAGGAGATGTAGGTGCGTTATCGGTTGCAGAACAGTTACGAACCTTTCGACCACTTCGAATTGTATCGGGCAACATTGATCGCGAAAGCAGCGATTTACCAGCTAACCAGCGTTTCGAGCTTGAGGGTTTGACCATTTGGATGACACACATTGGTGGTTCACCGCCCAAATATAATCCTGTCGTTCGCCCACAACTCAAGGAAAACACCCCTAATCTGTTTGTATGCGGGCATTCGCATATCCTCAAAGTTACACGAGATTCAACGATGAATAATATGCTCTTTGTAAATCCAGGCGCGGCCGGGAAAACGGGCTTTCATGTTATGCGAACTGCCATTCGGTTTTCGCTCGACGCGGGCCGAGTTTTAGATATGCAGGTGATCGAACTAGGTAAAAAGTAA
- a CDS encoding fatty acid--CoA ligase: MIQTKLIPRTAEASEPPLLIKSLLAQSLKYEPQREIVYRDLFRMNYVQFNQRVRQLANVLANLGVVAGDTIAVLDWDSHRYLECFFGVTSVGAILHTVNVRLSPAQILYTMNHAEDKVVLIHEDFLPILAAIKEQLSTVEKFVVLSDKVYGPTDLEVLSDLPAYFSGEYEALLKEASPDYDFPDFDENTWATTFYTTGTTGNPKGVYFSHRQLFMHTMGLLAYIIGYEAMPFKGSTDVYMPITPMFHVHAWGFPFLATMMSAKQVYPGRYEPELLLKLLIKEGVTLSHCVPTILNMLVSSPAAQKFRDNLSRWKVLIGGSALTKGLAQAATDLGITVMSGYGMSETAPVMAVGYLNEQEQTLPTEEQIELRTRAGRISPFIEMRLMDDEGNFVPHDGHSLGEIVARGPWLTQGYYNDPERGAELWKGGWLHTGDVASISPDYWVMIADRTKDVIKTGGEWVSSLDMENVLSQVEGVAESAVIGLPDVRWGERPHALIVQKPGYTLTAEGIKAGLKEKVDRGDLHKWYVPDRILFVPEIPKTSVGKIDKKRIRSEMKDAILGTHAV, from the coding sequence ATGATCCAGACAAAACTAATTCCGCGTACTGCCGAGGCTAGCGAGCCTCCCTTACTCATAAAGTCCCTATTAGCCCAATCGCTTAAATACGAACCACAACGCGAAATTGTTTATCGTGACTTATTTCGCATGAACTATGTTCAATTCAACCAGCGGGTTCGACAACTGGCTAATGTTCTAGCCAATTTAGGTGTGGTGGCAGGTGATACTATAGCCGTACTAGACTGGGATAGCCACCGTTACCTTGAATGTTTCTTCGGTGTTACGAGTGTTGGAGCCATTCTGCATACTGTAAATGTACGGCTTTCGCCTGCCCAGATTCTCTATACGATGAATCATGCAGAAGACAAGGTTGTGCTGATTCATGAGGATTTTTTGCCAATTCTGGCTGCTATAAAAGAACAGCTTTCAACCGTTGAGAAGTTTGTCGTTTTGAGTGATAAAGTATATGGCCCTACGGATCTGGAGGTCCTTAGCGATCTACCAGCCTATTTTTCGGGCGAATACGAGGCCTTATTAAAGGAGGCATCGCCAGACTATGACTTCCCGGATTTCGACGAAAATACCTGGGCAACAACGTTCTATACGACAGGAACAACAGGTAATCCTAAAGGCGTTTATTTCTCGCACCGCCAGTTGTTTATGCACACGATGGGCTTGTTGGCTTATATTATTGGGTATGAAGCGATGCCTTTCAAAGGGTCAACAGATGTGTACATGCCCATTACGCCAATGTTCCATGTACACGCGTGGGGGTTCCCATTCCTGGCAACCATGATGTCGGCTAAGCAGGTGTATCCGGGCCGTTATGAACCGGAATTACTGCTCAAATTACTGATTAAGGAAGGAGTTACGCTTTCGCACTGTGTCCCGACCATTTTAAACATGCTCGTTAGTAGCCCGGCGGCACAAAAATTCCGTGACAATCTTAGCCGTTGGAAAGTGCTTATTGGCGGTTCGGCGCTTACGAAAGGGCTAGCTCAGGCCGCTACCGATTTAGGCATTACGGTTATGTCGGGATATGGAATGTCTGAAACAGCGCCCGTCATGGCGGTTGGCTATCTGAATGAGCAGGAGCAGACATTACCAACGGAAGAACAGATCGAATTACGCACGCGGGCAGGCCGGATTTCTCCCTTCATTGAGATGCGACTTATGGATGATGAAGGGAATTTCGTTCCGCATGATGGTCATTCCCTTGGCGAAATTGTAGCGCGTGGTCCCTGGCTCACACAAGGGTACTATAACGACCCCGAACGGGGCGCTGAACTCTGGAAAGGTGGCTGGCTTCATACGGGTGATGTCGCCAGCATATCACCAGATTATTGGGTTATGATTGCAGACCGAACCAAAGACGTTATTAAAACCGGTGGAGAATGGGTCTCGTCGCTAGACATGGAGAACGTACTCTCTCAAGTGGAAGGCGTCGCGGAGTCGGCAGTAATTGGGCTTCCGGACGTTCGATGGGGTGAGCGACCACATGCCTTGATCGTTCAAAAGCCAGGCTATACGCTAACAGCAGAAGGGATTAAAGCTGGCCTAAAAGAAAAAGTAGATCGGGGTGATCTTCACAAATGGTACGTTCCCGACCGGATTTTATTCGTGCCGGAAATTCCAAAGACCAGCGTTGGCAAAATTGACAAAAAGCGTATCCGGAGCGAAATGAAGGACGCTATTTTAGGAACTCATGCAGTGTGA
- a CDS encoding NupC/NupG family nucleoside CNT transporter, which produces MDRFTGLIGIVLILGIAYALSDNRKAINYRTVGVGLGLQFGLALFVLKTEFGSNLFQALGFYVDRLLQKANKGAEFVFSSLVKPDVLTKAFGPENNFIFFFKVIPTIIFVAVLVNIFYHLGIMQRVVAVMARAMKWLLGVSGAEALSNVASTFVGQVEAQIMIKPYLNGMTNSELLASMTGSFACIAGGVLAVYISLGVPAPYLLAASIMAAPGALVISKIVMPETKVSETQGTVKVEIKKVHANLLDAIASGASEGLKVGFNVIAMLIGFIALIALIDSLLFHLGFYVLGIDYLSMNFLLGKVFSVFAWAMGVPGKDIQVAGSLMGTKMVVNEFVAYLELVKVKSTLDPKTIAIVSFALCGFANFSSIAIQVGGIGELAPKRRSDLAKLGFKALICGTLASYMSATLAGLLI; this is translated from the coding sequence ATGGATCGTTTTACCGGCCTGATTGGCATTGTTTTAATTCTGGGCATCGCCTACGCTCTCTCTGATAACCGAAAAGCAATTAATTACCGCACTGTTGGCGTAGGATTAGGTCTCCAGTTCGGGCTGGCCTTATTTGTTCTAAAAACCGAATTTGGAAGCAACCTCTTTCAGGCACTCGGCTTTTATGTTGACCGCCTTTTACAAAAAGCCAACAAAGGCGCTGAGTTTGTTTTCTCATCGCTGGTCAAACCCGATGTTCTGACAAAGGCCTTCGGTCCAGAAAACAACTTTATTTTCTTCTTCAAGGTCATTCCGACAATTATTTTTGTGGCCGTTCTGGTCAATATTTTTTACCATTTAGGCATTATGCAGCGTGTAGTTGCCGTTATGGCTCGCGCTATGAAGTGGCTGCTTGGCGTAAGTGGAGCTGAAGCGCTCTCGAACGTGGCAAGTACCTTTGTGGGTCAGGTAGAAGCCCAGATCATGATTAAACCGTATTTGAACGGCATGACCAACTCCGAACTACTGGCCAGTATGACAGGCTCTTTTGCCTGTATAGCCGGTGGAGTATTGGCTGTTTATATCTCCTTGGGCGTACCGGCTCCGTATCTGTTAGCAGCCAGTATCATGGCTGCGCCAGGGGCTCTGGTGATCAGCAAAATTGTAATGCCCGAAACAAAGGTTTCGGAAACACAGGGAACCGTGAAAGTTGAAATTAAGAAGGTCCACGCTAACCTGCTCGATGCAATTGCTTCCGGTGCCAGCGAAGGCCTGAAAGTAGGATTCAACGTAATTGCCATGCTTATTGGCTTCATTGCACTCATTGCCTTAATTGACAGTTTACTGTTTCACCTTGGATTCTATGTATTAGGAATAGACTACCTAAGCATGAATTTTTTACTGGGGAAAGTATTCTCTGTATTTGCCTGGGCAATGGGGGTTCCTGGTAAAGATATACAGGTTGCGGGGTCGTTAATGGGGACAAAAATGGTTGTAAACGAGTTTGTTGCCTACTTAGAATTAGTGAAAGTCAAATCCACTCTCGACCCTAAAACAATTGCCATTGTTAGTTTTGCACTCTGCGGATTTGCCAATTTTAGCTCTATTGCCATTCAGGTGGGAGGTATTGGTGAGTTGGCCCCCAAGCGTCGGAGCGACCTGGCCAAATTAGGGTTCAAAGCCCTTATCTGTGGTACATTAGCCAGCTATATGTCAGCAACGCTGGCTGGATTACTGATTTGA
- the ppk1 gene encoding polyphosphate kinase 1, which translates to MRYSLNPNRTILGNLVSRFTHRQSTTTAQVTDKMAKVSEKVSSVIDQSDYLSRDLSWLKFNERVLDQARSPHRTLMERLKFLAISASNLDEFFMIRVGSLYNYLDYHKQRVDYSGLREVPFRKALFTAAHQLCQDQQTVFTEQLLPLFSENGLQLVTYNDLNAEERTEATDYFDRAIYPTLTPMLYDYTHTFPVLLAKVLIFGVVTQSPDSIDMQNQHSDDEDDRQRLSFVQIPANLPRFLSFEREDTILFLPIEEIVRHNIKKLYRNVEILSVNLFRITRNGDFTLDENDDDEVDFIDEVRQKIKNRRLGRVTRVEVETYTNTASRTNSPWMLNLLKKRWEIDDLNIFESAGLLDFSACWQIIGHPEFKDDMPRPHAPVLPLGFTREKTDDIFETIKQRDLLLHHPYNNFEPVLQLLEQAAEDPNVLAIKITVYRLAKRSRITEALLKAAENGKHVSVLFEVKARFDEENNIREAQRLQKAGCFVIYGISRFKTHTKLLLVVRSEGSRVVRYAHMATGNYNEDTSKLYTDIGLLTTNETYTHDISEFFNVITGHSLPNEYQYLITAPRDMRDQLVRLIRLEAENAKRDLPSGICIKVNSLEDKQVIDELYKASQAGVPIRLIVRSICCLRPQREGLSEHITVRSIVGDFLEHTRIYYFHNNGDPKVYSGSADVMVRSFDRRIESLFYLADLRVKQQAILILKYNLLDNVNSYELKEDGDFQKCEVPEGGEPFNMHQRFFDVTEKEAIEARLFDPEIKPAEVAKIEEEYQEGAERAIADI; encoded by the coding sequence ATGCGTTATTCCCTGAATCCGAACCGAACTATATTGGGCAATTTAGTTTCCCGGTTTACACACCGTCAGTCAACTACCACCGCCCAGGTCACTGATAAAATGGCAAAAGTTAGTGAAAAAGTAAGCAGTGTAATTGATCAAAGCGATTACCTCAGCCGTGATTTAAGCTGGCTTAAATTTAACGAACGTGTTCTGGATCAGGCGCGTAGCCCGCACCGAACGCTCATGGAACGGTTGAAGTTTCTGGCAATTTCGGCCTCAAATCTCGATGAGTTTTTTATGATTCGCGTTGGGAGTTTGTACAATTACCTGGATTATCATAAACAACGCGTCGATTATTCCGGGCTTCGTGAAGTACCTTTCCGAAAAGCTTTATTTACGGCAGCTCATCAACTCTGTCAGGACCAGCAAACTGTTTTTACAGAACAACTACTACCACTGTTTAGTGAAAATGGTCTTCAGCTAGTTACGTACAACGATTTGAATGCTGAGGAGCGTACTGAAGCAACCGATTATTTCGACCGGGCCATTTACCCAACGCTAACACCAATGTTGTACGATTATACGCACACATTCCCGGTGTTACTGGCCAAAGTGCTTATCTTCGGAGTCGTCACGCAGAGTCCCGATAGCATCGATATGCAGAATCAGCATTCAGATGATGAAGATGACCGTCAACGCTTATCGTTTGTACAAATTCCGGCCAATTTACCACGATTTCTGTCCTTTGAGCGAGAGGATACTATTCTCTTTTTACCGATTGAAGAAATCGTTCGGCACAATATTAAAAAGCTCTACCGCAACGTCGAAATCCTATCGGTAAATCTGTTTCGTATCACGCGTAACGGTGATTTCACACTGGATGAAAATGATGACGACGAAGTCGATTTTATTGATGAAGTTCGTCAGAAAATCAAGAATCGTCGCTTAGGCCGTGTCACACGCGTTGAGGTAGAAACCTATACGAACACTGCATCCAGAACGAATTCGCCCTGGATGTTGAACCTGCTTAAAAAACGCTGGGAAATTGACGATCTGAATATTTTCGAGTCGGCTGGTTTGCTTGACTTTTCGGCATGCTGGCAAATCATCGGTCACCCGGAATTTAAAGACGACATGCCTCGTCCTCATGCGCCAGTTCTCCCACTAGGCTTTACTCGCGAAAAAACGGACGATATTTTTGAAACGATCAAGCAGCGAGATTTACTACTGCATCACCCTTACAACAATTTCGAGCCCGTACTGCAACTGCTCGAACAGGCAGCGGAAGACCCAAATGTACTGGCGATCAAAATTACGGTCTACCGGCTGGCGAAACGCTCACGCATCACCGAAGCCCTCTTGAAAGCGGCTGAAAATGGTAAGCACGTATCCGTTTTATTCGAAGTAAAAGCCCGTTTCGACGAAGAAAATAACATCCGAGAAGCACAGCGCTTACAGAAAGCCGGGTGCTTTGTGATCTATGGCATTAGCCGTTTCAAAACGCACACCAAGCTGTTACTGGTTGTGCGTAGTGAGGGGAGTCGGGTTGTGCGTTATGCCCACATGGCCACGGGTAATTATAATGAAGATACCTCGAAACTCTATACCGATATTGGCCTGTTGACGACCAATGAGACGTATACACACGATATTTCGGAGTTTTTCAATGTAATCACAGGCCACTCATTACCCAACGAATACCAATACCTGATTACGGCCCCGCGTGATATGCGCGATCAGTTGGTTCGGCTTATCCGGCTGGAAGCTGAAAATGCCAAACGCGATCTGCCCAGTGGTATCTGTATTAAAGTCAACTCGCTGGAAGACAAACAGGTCATTGACGAATTATACAAGGCTTCACAGGCTGGCGTACCCATTCGGCTCATTGTGCGAAGTATTTGCTGCCTGCGCCCGCAGCGGGAGGGATTGAGCGAACACATCACCGTACGATCTATTGTCGGCGATTTTCTAGAACACACCCGTATTTATTATTTTCACAACAACGGCGACCCAAAGGTATATAGTGGTAGTGCCGATGTCATGGTGCGCAGTTTCGACCGACGTATCGAGTCGCTGTTTTACCTGGCAGATTTACGGGTGAAACAGCAAGCTATTCTGATCCTGAAATACAACCTGCTCGACAATGTCAATTCCTACGAATTGAAAGAAGACGGGGATTTTCAGAAGTGCGAGGTACCCGAAGGTGGTGAGCCATTCAATATGCACCAGCGTTTTTTCGATGTGACGGAGAAAGAGGCAATTGAAGCCCGGCTATTCGACCCAGAGATTAAACCAGCAGAGGTCGCTAAAATTGAAGAAGAATATCAGGAAGGTGCCGAACGCGCTATTGCGGATATTTAA